Proteins encoded by one window of Marixanthomonas sp. SCSIO 43207:
- the rpsR gene encoding 30S ribosomal protein S18 yields MASIQEQAKGKKDGEIRYLTPLNIETSKAKKYCRFQRSGIKYVDYKDPDFLMSFVNEQGKLLPRRLTGTSLKFQRKVAVAVKRARHLALMPYVTDLYK; encoded by the coding sequence ATGGCATCTATTCAAGAACAAGCAAAAGGAAAAAAAGACGGCGAGATTAGATATCTTACCCCGTTAAATATTGAAACCAGTAAAGCAAAAAAATATTGCCGTTTTCAACGTTCTGGTATTAAATATGTAGATTACAAAGACCCAGATTTTTTAATGAGCTTTGTAAACGAACAAGGTAAATTGTTACCTCGTAGATTAACAGGAACATCATTAAAGTTTCAACGTAAAGTTGCTGTGGCTGTAAAAAGAGCACGTCACTTAGCTTTAATGCCTTATGTAACCGATTTATACAAATAA
- the hisS gene encoding histidine--tRNA ligase has product MAQKPSIPKGTRDFSPAEVVKRNYIMDTIKSCFTTYGFQPIETPSFENSDTLMGKYGDEGDRLIFKILNSGDFLRKVDDTLYSEKDSGKLTPKISEKALRYDLTVPFARYVVQHQNEIDFPFKRYQIQPVWRADRPQKGRFREFFQCDADVVGSTSLWQEVEFVQLYDAVFSKLNLEGVTIKMNNRKVLSGIAEVIGESDKLIDFTVALDKLDKIGEDGVKKEMREKGISEEAIEKLQPLLQVSGTASEKLALLKELLSASEIGMQGVHELEFIIQTITELELQTATLEVDVTLARGLNYYTGAIFEVAAPSSVKMGSIGGGGRYDDLTGIFGLKNMSGVGISFGLDRIYLVLEELDLFPETVSANTKVLFINFGEDEARYAMKAISKLRKEGITAELYPDAAKMGKQMGYADKRNIPFTVLAGGNEMETETYTLKHMKSGDQDSISFTELRAKLL; this is encoded by the coding sequence GTGGCTCAAAAACCATCCATACCCAAAGGGACTCGCGACTTTTCACCTGCTGAAGTAGTAAAACGTAACTATATAATGGACACTATAAAAAGTTGTTTCACTACCTACGGCTTTCAACCTATTGAAACGCCATCATTTGAAAACAGCGATACGTTAATGGGAAAATACGGTGATGAAGGCGACCGGTTGATTTTTAAAATATTAAATAGTGGAGATTTTCTTCGGAAAGTGGATGATACTCTATATTCTGAAAAAGATAGTGGCAAATTAACTCCAAAAATTTCAGAAAAAGCCCTTCGGTATGATCTTACCGTTCCGTTTGCGCGTTATGTAGTGCAACACCAAAACGAAATCGATTTTCCGTTTAAACGTTATCAAATTCAGCCGGTTTGGCGAGCTGATAGACCTCAAAAAGGACGTTTCAGAGAGTTTTTTCAATGTGATGCAGATGTGGTTGGGAGTACTTCATTATGGCAAGAAGTAGAGTTTGTTCAATTGTACGATGCTGTTTTTAGCAAATTAAATTTGGAAGGTGTTACTATCAAAATGAACAACCGTAAAGTGCTGAGTGGTATTGCTGAAGTTATAGGAGAATCAGACAAATTAATTGATTTTACAGTAGCATTAGACAAGCTAGACAAAATAGGGGAGGACGGTGTTAAAAAAGAAATGCGAGAGAAAGGTATTTCTGAAGAGGCGATTGAAAAATTACAACCTTTATTACAAGTAAGTGGAACAGCTTCTGAAAAATTAGCGCTATTAAAAGAGTTACTTTCTGCTTCTGAAATAGGTATGCAAGGTGTTCATGAATTAGAGTTTATAATTCAAACTATAACAGAACTAGAATTACAAACAGCAACACTAGAAGTTGATGTAACACTAGCCCGTGGATTAAATTACTACACCGGAGCTATTTTTGAAGTGGCTGCTCCATCATCAGTAAAAATGGGAAGCATTGGTGGTGGCGGTCGCTATGACGACTTGACCGGCATTTTCGGACTCAAAAACATGAGTGGAGTAGGCATTTCATTTGGACTGGATAGAATCTACCTAGTGCTAGAAGAATTAGATCTATTTCCCGAAACGGTTTCTGCCAATACGAAGGTGTTGTTTATTAATTTTGGTGAAGATGAAGCACGATATGCAATGAAAGCTATCTCAAAGCTTAGGAAAGAAGGTATTACTGCTGAATTATATCCAGACGCCGCCAAAATGGGTAAACAAATGGGTTATGCAGATAAACGCAATATTCCATTTACTGTTTTGGCAGGTGGAAATGAAATGGAAACCGAAACATACACATTAAAGCATATGAAAAGCGGAGACCAAGACTCAATTTCATTTACGGAGTTGAGGGCCAAACTACTTTAA
- a CDS encoding carboxymuconolactone decarboxylase family protein, whose product MTSLKIQSLESAPEESKELLEKSKKAYGMIPGLHGVLAGAPGILEGYQKLHELFENSSFNNEELTVVWQSINVEHECHYCVPAHTGIAKMMKVDDSITEALRNETTLENPKLEALRTMTLKIVRNRGNVTQEDLDAFYEAGYGERQVLEIILGLSQKTISNYVNHIANTPVDEGFKKYEWSK is encoded by the coding sequence ATGACAAGTTTAAAAATTCAGAGTTTAGAATCTGCTCCAGAAGAGAGTAAAGAATTATTAGAAAAATCTAAAAAAGCCTATGGCATGATACCTGGTTTACACGGGGTTTTAGCCGGAGCACCTGGCATCCTTGAAGGGTACCAAAAACTACATGAGTTATTTGAAAACTCATCATTTAATAATGAAGAATTAACGGTGGTATGGCAATCAATAAATGTGGAGCATGAATGTCATTATTGCGTGCCGGCACATACGGGTATCGCTAAAATGATGAAAGTAGATGACAGCATTACAGAGGCTCTACGTAATGAAACAACATTAGAAAACCCAAAACTGGAAGCGTTACGAACTATGACATTAAAAATTGTGCGTAATCGCGGAAATGTAACTCAAGAAGATTTAGATGCTTTTTACGAAGCAGGATACGGTGAGAGACAAGTACTTGAAATTATTTTAGGACTATCTCAAAAAACCATTAGCAACTATGTAAACCATATTGCCAATACACCAGTTGATGAAGGTTTTAAAAAATACGAATGGAGTAAATAA
- a CDS encoding DUF6495 family protein, which translates to MKYARLTKEQFEELHTEFINFLATQSITAEEWADIKENKPNVAEEELDIFSDLVWEGVLQKAEYLENIAPQQLFLFKIEADQMLLISVKVMDKTKDITTADGYAWLQKNFMTDDVEFYTANKKFSNDKSGDIFKLIEQGAIITKGELYRFFEDILTKIGG; encoded by the coding sequence ATGAAATACGCACGCCTTACTAAAGAACAATTTGAAGAACTACATACCGAGTTTATTAATTTTCTAGCTACACAATCCATCACTGCCGAAGAATGGGCAGATATAAAAGAAAATAAACCTAATGTTGCTGAAGAAGAATTAGATATCTTTAGTGACCTTGTTTGGGAAGGAGTATTACAAAAAGCTGAATATCTAGAAAATATTGCGCCGCAACAATTATTTCTTTTTAAAATTGAAGCGGATCAAATGTTGCTTATTTCGGTAAAGGTAATGGATAAAACCAAAGATATTACCACAGCAGATGGTTATGCTTGGCTTCAGAAAAACTTTATGACAGATGATGTAGAGTTTTACACTGCCAATAAGAAATTTTCAAATGATAAAAGCGGTGATATTTTTAAATTGATTGAACAAGGTGCTATTATTACCAAAGGTGAGTTATATCGTTTTTTTGAGGATATTCTTACTAAAATTGGCGGATAA
- a CDS encoding efflux RND transporter periplasmic adaptor subunit, with translation MLRKPLLYITIFGFFLFACNDKETFREIKPIGVETLTIGNTNNTTYFTSENYPGTIQAKTDAQLSFQVSGDINTIRVNNGEYVEKGRLIATIDPTTYVEQYEAQKAKADLAQENFTRINEVYKKGSIAEIRMIEARSNFKQAQSAANAAYQNVKKTKLRAPFSGYIGSKMMETGGVANPGMPVVELLTINQVQAIISLSDEEVNTYKVGDSATVTVNALDKAFTGQLTEIAIQSGSQNPVYKAKITIPNPDKILKPGMACQTSFNQSKQKNITENNLQSIVLPVQVVSITDEGKNFVYIVDTEKNTAKRKFVEIGTLHNDGITIEKGLQKGDVIITSGYHKLTNNTPVKVLSK, from the coding sequence ATGCTACGTAAACCTCTTTTGTATATTACAATATTTGGATTTTTCTTATTCGCGTGTAATGATAAAGAAACATTTAGAGAAATTAAACCTATCGGAGTTGAGACATTAACTATAGGAAATACAAACAACACAACTTATTTTACCTCAGAAAATTATCCTGGAACGATACAAGCTAAAACCGATGCTCAACTAAGCTTTCAAGTATCTGGTGATATTAACACTATTCGTGTAAATAATGGGGAATATGTTGAAAAAGGAAGACTCATAGCAACTATAGATCCTACAACTTATGTAGAACAATATGAAGCACAAAAAGCTAAAGCTGATTTAGCACAAGAGAACTTCACCCGTATTAATGAAGTATATAAAAAAGGAAGTATTGCTGAGATTAGAATGATTGAAGCTCGCTCCAATTTTAAGCAAGCTCAATCTGCAGCAAATGCGGCATACCAAAACGTTAAGAAAACTAAGCTAAGAGCGCCTTTTTCAGGATATATTGGTAGTAAAATGATGGAAACTGGAGGTGTAGCAAATCCAGGAATGCCTGTAGTAGAATTACTAACTATAAATCAAGTACAAGCTATTATCTCTTTGTCAGATGAGGAAGTAAATACTTACAAAGTAGGGGATAGTGCTACGGTTACTGTAAATGCCTTAGATAAAGCATTTACAGGACAACTTACCGAAATTGCTATTCAGTCTGGAAGTCAAAACCCTGTGTACAAAGCTAAAATTACCATACCTAATCCAGATAAAATTTTAAAACCAGGAATGGCTTGTCAAACGAGCTTTAATCAATCAAAACAAAAAAATATAACTGAAAATAACTTGCAATCCATTGTACTTCCTGTACAAGTGGTATCTATAACTGATGAGGGAAAAAACTTTGTTTATATAGTAGATACAGAGAAAAATACTGCAAAACGTAAATTCGTTGAAATCGGCACACTCCATAATGACGGTATTACCATTGAAAAAGGTTTACAAAAGGGAGATGTCATTATCACATCTGGATACCATAAACTTACCAATAACACTCCTGTAAAAGTTCTAAGCAAGTAA
- a CDS encoding TetR/AcrR family transcriptional regulator: MARKKEYKEEEVLEKAMYLFWQNGYENTSMKMLEKEMGINKFSIYSSFGSKHELFLKTLKCYNSKIKKIFEKLKEASNGVDDIKEFFYDSVKIGSQLGNKKGCLLTNTYNEFSESEDVLIKNEMNVFMSNLKTIFIEKLKADSSKNEETVLKQANFLLLAKHGLAAASRVNSQKEIEDYIEMTFNNL; the protein is encoded by the coding sequence ATGGCTAGAAAAAAAGAATATAAAGAAGAAGAAGTTCTTGAGAAGGCAATGTATTTGTTTTGGCAAAATGGCTATGAAAATACATCAATGAAAATGCTGGAGAAAGAGATGGGCATCAATAAATTCTCTATATATTCAAGTTTTGGAAGTAAACACGAGCTTTTCCTTAAAACCTTAAAATGTTATAATTCTAAAATTAAAAAAATTTTTGAAAAGCTTAAAGAAGCTTCAAATGGTGTTGATGATATTAAAGAGTTTTTTTATGATTCTGTAAAAATAGGATCTCAGCTAGGTAATAAAAAAGGATGCTTACTTACTAATACATACAATGAATTTTCAGAAAGCGAGGATGTTTTAATTAAAAATGAAATGAATGTATTTATGAGTAATCTCAAAACTATTTTTATTGAAAAATTAAAAGCTGACTCCTCTAAAAACGAAGAGACTGTATTAAAACAAGCCAATTTTTTACTTTTAGCCAAACACGGCCTAGCTGCAGCATCTCGAGTTAATAGCCAGAAAGAAATTGAAGATTATATTGAAATGACATTTAATAACCTATAA
- a CDS encoding haloacid dehalogenase type II codes for MENTNKLRPKVLFFDVNETLLDLTNMKHVVSEALNGKDDLLSLWFTTMLQYSLVTTASGQYEHFGNIGAAALQMVAANNDIKLSEEEARKTVVNSLHGLPVHPEVKEALTQLKKDGYKLVSFTNSSKEGVKKQFESAGLTEYFDDHLSVEDIGKFKPFTDTYTWAARIMKVNPEECMLIAAHGWDVAGALWAGWRAAFISRPGQQIFPLAPQTEINENDLKKVAQVLLSYN; via the coding sequence ATGGAAAATACTAACAAACTAAGACCAAAAGTTTTATTCTTTGATGTCAATGAAACCTTGCTAGATCTTACCAATATGAAACATGTAGTGAGTGAAGCTCTAAATGGTAAAGATGATTTACTTTCCTTGTGGTTCACAACCATGTTGCAGTATTCTTTGGTCACCACAGCAAGCGGTCAATATGAACATTTTGGAAATATTGGAGCTGCAGCTTTACAAATGGTTGCAGCTAATAATGATATTAAATTATCAGAGGAAGAAGCACGCAAAACAGTAGTAAACTCATTACATGGTTTGCCGGTACACCCCGAAGTAAAAGAAGCTTTAACTCAACTTAAAAAAGACGGTTATAAATTGGTATCCTTTACAAATTCTTCAAAGGAAGGTGTAAAAAAGCAATTTGAAAGTGCAGGTTTAACTGAATATTTTGATGATCACTTAAGTGTAGAGGATATAGGTAAATTTAAACCATTTACAGATACATATACTTGGGCGGCACGAATAATGAAGGTGAATCCAGAAGAATGTATGCTTATAGCAGCCCATGGATGGGATGTAGCTGGTGCGCTTTGGGCAGGTTGGCGAGCAGCATTCATCAGTAGACCGGGACAGCAAATATTTCCTTTAGCACCCCAGACAGAAATTAATGAAAATGATTTAAAAAAAGTTGCTCAGGTTCTATTATCTTATAACTAA
- a CDS encoding AraC family transcriptional regulator, with product MQENLIRKHTINELIDIMGDKPQNDDLHVHISKNKYEEIPITYPFRTDDYSLIFVVKGEIKVQLNLQKITIKTGEIIPIKPKVAVQLLKISKDLEIIGICFSVDFILKNSFTKIEFDKIEFFTRDNIIKLKLSPSESKTATLLSELLKKYNNSKEYERPFKKELIKHTFGGLVFHCSSVFKKNNPNLELSVSRNEELALRFLKLLNDNFKVEKSVQFYAGVLSITSGHLSKVLKEVSGKTAGELIVDTVILEAKILLGNPSLSIAQISDDLQFSDQSFFGKYFKKHSGFSPSQYRNHKLKLQT from the coding sequence TTGCAGGAAAATTTAATTAGAAAGCATACTATAAATGAGCTAATTGATATTATGGGGGACAAGCCCCAGAATGATGATTTACACGTACATATTTCAAAAAATAAATACGAAGAAATCCCTATTACTTATCCATTTAGAACAGATGATTATTCATTAATATTTGTTGTTAAAGGAGAAATTAAAGTTCAATTAAATTTACAGAAAATCACAATTAAAACCGGTGAAATTATTCCGATTAAGCCAAAAGTAGCTGTACAATTGCTTAAAATTAGTAAAGATTTAGAGATTATCGGAATTTGTTTTAGCGTTGATTTTATATTAAAAAACTCTTTTACGAAGATAGAATTTGATAAAATTGAGTTTTTTACAAGAGATAATATAATTAAATTAAAATTATCACCTTCAGAAAGTAAAACAGCGACTTTATTATCAGAACTATTAAAAAAATATAATAACTCTAAAGAGTATGAAAGACCTTTTAAGAAGGAATTAATCAAACATACTTTTGGTGGGTTGGTTTTCCATTGTTCTTCTGTATTTAAAAAAAATAATCCCAACCTAGAATTATCTGTATCTAGAAATGAAGAATTAGCACTTCGTTTCTTAAAACTTCTCAATGATAATTTTAAAGTAGAGAAATCTGTACAGTTTTATGCAGGTGTTTTATCAATAACTTCTGGCCATTTATCTAAGGTTTTAAAAGAGGTATCTGGCAAGACAGCTGGAGAGTTAATTGTAGATACTGTAATTTTAGAAGCTAAAATATTGCTAGGTAACCCATCTCTTTCCATAGCACAAATCTCAGACGATTTACAATTTAGCGATCAGTCTTTCTTCGGAAAATATTTTAAAAAACATTCTGGTTTTTCTCCATCTCAATATAGAAACCACAAGTTAAAATTACAGACTTAG
- a CDS encoding DsbA family oxidoreductase produces MKEKLKIDIVSDVVCPWCTIGYKRLEKAISELGIEDQLEIEWQPFELNPNMPREGQNLKEHIAEKYGATLEQQKESQQHMTKVGKELNFSFDYFDEMRMVNTFNAHILLDYAKDFEKQTELKMRLTTAFFSERKDVSDSDVLKQALLDVGLNAEEALTRLDNEKVRNDVRNKQDYWKNLGVNSVPTIVFNRKSAITGAQPVDVFKEVLSEFITK; encoded by the coding sequence ATGAAAGAAAAATTGAAAATAGATATTGTGTCTGATGTAGTTTGCCCTTGGTGCACTATTGGTTATAAGCGTTTAGAAAAAGCAATTTCAGAATTAGGAATTGAAGACCAATTAGAAATAGAGTGGCAACCTTTTGAATTAAATCCAAATATGCCACGTGAAGGCCAAAACTTGAAAGAACATATTGCTGAAAAATATGGAGCTACTCTGGAGCAACAAAAAGAGTCACAACAGCACATGACCAAAGTAGGAAAGGAGCTTAACTTTAGCTTTGATTATTTTGATGAAATGCGAATGGTTAATACCTTTAATGCTCATATTTTATTAGACTATGCAAAAGATTTTGAAAAGCAAACTGAACTAAAAATGCGCTTAACAACTGCATTTTTTAGTGAACGAAAAGATGTATCAGATAGCGATGTTTTAAAACAAGCTTTATTAGATGTGGGTTTAAATGCAGAAGAAGCACTTACTAGGCTAGACAATGAAAAAGTTCGCAATGATGTACGAAACAAACAGGACTATTGGAAAAACTTGGGAGTTAATTCGGTGCCAACAATTGTTTTTAACCGAAAAAGCGCAATAACTGGAGCACAACCTGTAGATGTATTTAAAGAAGTACTTTCAGAGTTTATTACTAAATAA
- the rplI gene encoding 50S ribosomal protein L9, giving the protein MELILKQDVENLGFTDDVVTVKNGYGRNFLIPQGYATLATPSAKKALEEKLKQQAYKERKVIEDAQKEADKLGEIIELKITAKTGDKDKLFGSVTNADLADALEKENVSIDKKYISIAGGAIKRTGQYEATIRFHRDVIETFTFDVVADNQ; this is encoded by the coding sequence ATGGAACTTATATTAAAACAAGACGTAGAAAATCTGGGGTTTACAGATGATGTAGTAACTGTAAAAAACGGATACGGTAGAAACTTCTTAATTCCGCAAGGGTATGCAACTTTAGCAACTCCTTCTGCAAAAAAAGCATTAGAAGAAAAGCTTAAACAACAAGCATACAAAGAGCGTAAAGTAATTGAAGACGCTCAAAAAGAAGCTGATAAGCTTGGTGAAATTATTGAGTTAAAAATTACCGCAAAAACAGGAGATAAAGATAAATTATTTGGCTCTGTTACCAATGCAGATCTTGCAGATGCATTGGAAAAAGAAAATGTATCTATTGATAAAAAATACATTTCAATTGCTGGTGGTGCTATCAAACGTACCGGGCAATATGAAGCAACTATTCGTTTCCACAGAGATGTGATTGAAACGTTCACATTTGATGTGGTTGCTGATAACCAATAA
- a CDS encoding ABC transporter permease — translation MFSLFRENVRIALDSIKSQLLRTILTVIIIAIGIWALVGILSAVKVLENTISDNFASMGANTFNVQRYELQVQSQRGGERKKINPIISYNDVREFEDKYNYPLTQTSVSFRGTSMAEVKYQSEKTDPEVQVYGVNEHYLLNTGTEIDRGRNFTFFDIQNNNKVCLLGSDFSKNLFKNENPINKTVSIRGVKFKVIGILESKGSTFGNNQDLKMLIPIQVARGIFTQPNINYTISVRVDDKEIMQSAQDEAVITFRKIRGLNPVEENNFGILRSDDLINQIAELGLYMSTAAWIISIITILGSSIALMNIMLVSVTERTREIGVRKALGAKRSTISTQFFMETIVIGQFGSILGILLGILTGFIFAKAFDFEFSLPWVAMIWATIITFIVAIIAGSYPATKAAKLDPIESLRYE, via the coding sequence ATGTTTTCATTGTTTCGCGAAAATGTTCGTATTGCTTTAGATTCAATTAAAAGTCAATTATTACGAACCATCCTCACTGTCATTATCATAGCCATTGGTATTTGGGCCTTGGTTGGTATTTTAAGTGCCGTAAAAGTGCTTGAAAATACAATATCAGACAATTTTGCATCAATGGGAGCCAATACGTTTAATGTTCAGCGGTATGAGTTGCAAGTACAAAGCCAGCGAGGTGGCGAGCGTAAAAAGATTAACCCAATAATTAGTTACAATGATGTACGTGAGTTTGAAGATAAGTACAACTATCCTTTAACGCAAACATCAGTTTCTTTTAGAGGAACTTCAATGGCTGAAGTAAAATATCAAAGCGAAAAAACCGATCCCGAAGTACAAGTTTATGGTGTTAATGAGCATTATTTATTAAACACCGGTACTGAAATAGATCGCGGAAGAAATTTCACTTTTTTTGATATTCAGAATAACAATAAAGTGTGTTTGTTAGGTTCAGATTTTTCAAAAAACCTTTTTAAGAATGAAAACCCTATAAACAAAACGGTTAGCATTAGAGGTGTTAAGTTTAAGGTTATCGGAATTTTAGAATCAAAAGGTTCAACCTTTGGTAATAATCAAGATTTAAAGATGTTAATTCCTATACAAGTAGCACGCGGAATTTTTACACAACCAAACATCAATTACACCATAAGTGTGCGTGTAGATGATAAAGAAATTATGCAAAGCGCTCAAGATGAAGCTGTGATTACTTTCAGAAAAATTAGAGGTTTAAATCCTGTTGAAGAAAATAACTTTGGTATTCTGCGAAGTGATGATTTAATAAATCAAATTGCCGAATTAGGTCTGTACATGTCTACAGCAGCTTGGATTATAAGCATCATTACTATTCTTGGTTCTTCAATTGCTTTAATGAATATCATGCTTGTTTCGGTAACAGAGCGTACACGTGAAATTGGTGTACGAAAGGCCTTAGGAGCAAAACGTTCAACGATTTCTACTCAATTTTTTATGGAAACTATTGTTATAGGACAATTTGGAAGTATTTTGGGTATTCTGCTTGGTATATTAACCGGATTTATTTTTGCAAAAGCTTTTGATTTTGAATTTTCACTACCTTGGGTAGCGATGATTTGGGCTACAATAATTACCTTTATTGTAGCTATAATTGCAGGATCATACCCGGCAACAAAAGCAGCCAAACTTGACCCTATAGAAAGTTTACGATACGAATAG
- a CDS encoding HAD family phosphatase encodes MLKAVLFDMDGVIVNTEPLHKKAYFQMFEDVNIDVSEEMYETYTGQSTINICKDLCSHFSLSEAPETLMATKRKHFKHLFATDDELDLLDGVLQLIKDYYNNGLTLILASSASMPNINRIFERFELNQYFTDKLSGADLKASKPHPEIFIKAAQASGHIKDNCMVIEDSTNGIAAAKGAGIFCVGYDSIYSKNQDYSKADVVISDFNAIAYDKAKQFFL; translated from the coding sequence ATGCTAAAAGCTGTTTTATTTGATATGGATGGGGTAATTGTAAATACTGAACCTCTTCATAAAAAAGCCTACTTTCAAATGTTTGAAGATGTCAACATAGATGTTTCTGAAGAAATGTATGAAACCTACACAGGACAGTCCACAATAAACATTTGTAAAGATTTATGTTCTCACTTCTCTCTTTCTGAAGCTCCAGAAACTTTAATGGCAACTAAAAGAAAACATTTTAAACATCTTTTTGCAACAGATGATGAGTTAGATTTACTAGATGGTGTTCTTCAATTAATTAAAGATTATTATAATAACGGACTCACATTAATATTAGCTTCTTCAGCTTCAATGCCAAATATAAATCGCATTTTTGAACGGTTTGAACTTAATCAATACTTTACCGACAAATTAAGTGGTGCCGATTTAAAAGCTTCAAAACCACATCCTGAAATTTTTATAAAAGCTGCTCAAGCATCAGGGCACATAAAAGATAACTGCATGGTTATTGAAGACTCAACCAATGGAATTGCAGCTGCAAAAGGAGCAGGAATCTTTTGTGTAGGATATGACAGCATATACTCCAAAAACCAAGATTATTCAAAAGCAGATGTAGTTATATCAGACTTTAATGCAATTGCATACGATAAAGCAAAACAGTTTTTCTTATAA
- a CDS encoding Na(+)-translocating NADH-quinone reductase subunit F, whose translation MKTSQRLELAITKLYEAFHSNTLNPECCKQCAVGNICDTKDSWRHFSDFHGSLQLNYVGLVHQRLGRKINGYSPKELLKIESVFLKACGFDIPLNKKGIKPENPTSKDNLFKGLSAVIEYLCELDNINNVMDYTNLFKTEVNISNKTAEVF comes from the coding sequence ATGAAAACCTCACAACGTCTAGAATTGGCCATTACAAAGCTGTATGAAGCTTTTCATAGTAATACTTTAAACCCTGAATGTTGTAAACAATGTGCTGTAGGTAATATTTGTGATACAAAAGATAGTTGGAGGCATTTTAGCGATTTTCACGGATCGTTACAACTCAATTATGTAGGTTTGGTTCATCAACGGTTGGGTAGAAAAATTAACGGGTACAGCCCAAAAGAGTTATTAAAAATTGAGTCTGTTTTTTTAAAAGCGTGTGGTTTTGATATACCCTTAAATAAAAAAGGAATAAAGCCAGAAAACCCAACATCAAAAGACAACCTTTTTAAAGGACTATCTGCAGTTATTGAATATTTATGTGAGCTAGATAATATTAATAATGTTATGGATTACACCAATTTATTCAAGACAGAAGTGAATATATCTAATAAAACAGCAGAAGTTTTTTAA
- the rpsF gene encoding 30S ribosomal protein S6 yields the protein MNQYETVFILNPVLSEDQIKETVKKYEDLLVSKGAKMISKEDWGLKKLAYAIQHKKSGFYHLFEYTAPGDAINALEVEFRRDERIMRYLTVKLDKHAVAWAEKRRNRNNKQKAKA from the coding sequence TTAAATCCCGTTTTATCTGAAGATCAGATAAAGGAAACAGTAAAGAAATACGAAGATCTTCTTGTTTCTAAAGGTGCTAAGATGATATCAAAAGAGGATTGGGGGCTTAAAAAACTAGCCTACGCAATTCAACACAAGAAAAGTGGATTTTATCACTTATTTGAGTACACTGCACCTGGCGATGCAATTAATGCATTAGAAGTAGAGTTTAGAAGAGATGAACGTATTATGCGTTACCTTACCGTTAAACTTGACAAGCATGCTGTTGCTTGGGCAGAGAAAAGACGTAACCGAAACAACAAACAAAAAGCAAAAGCATAA